One Aegilops tauschii subsp. strangulata cultivar AL8/78 chromosome 7, Aet v6.0, whole genome shotgun sequence genomic window carries:
- the LOC141027493 gene encoding uncharacterized protein, whose amino-acid sequence MEAVWKAWAPAKIKFSAWLLAINRLLTADRLMARQWPNCYFCPLCMRSLETNVHLFQECPWARRLWARGADRFQLPSCHPDNWNIRTDTTEWLLGLTTNVAQAKKARSISLLIAWTIWAERNNRIFIGQERSVERALDSVGDEITTWTWAGGKHLMPRE is encoded by the coding sequence ATGGAGGCGGTGTGGAAGGCATGGGCGCCGGCGAAGATCAAGTTTTCCGCCTGGCTTCTCGCCATTAACAGACTCCTCACCGCGGACAGGTTGATGGCGAGACAATGGCCAAACTGCTACTTTTGTCCTCTCTGTATGCGTAGCCTCGAGACCAATGTGCATCTGTTCCAGGAGTGCCCATGGGCTCGACGTCTATGGGCGAGGGGGGCTGACCGTTTTCAGCTACCGTCATGCCACCCAGATAACTGGAACATAAGGACTGACACAACCGAGTGGCTCCTGGGCTTGACGACCAACGTAGCACAGGCCAAGAAGGCGAGGTCCATCTCCCTACTCATAGCTTGGACAATCTGGGCCGAGAGAAACAACAGGATTTTCATAGGTCAAGAACGATCTGTTGAGAGGGCGCTGGACTCCGTTGGCGACGAGATCACAACCTGGACGTGGGCAGGCGGGAAGCACTTGATGCCGCGAGAGTAG